In the Helianthus annuus cultivar XRQ/B chromosome 11, HanXRQr2.0-SUNRISE, whole genome shotgun sequence genome, one interval contains:
- the LOC118484040 gene encoding ribulose bisphosphate carboxylase large chain-like translates to YDPDRFLFCAEAIYKAQAETGEIKGHYLNATAGNCEDMMKRAVFARELGVPIVMHDYLTGEFTAKTSLSQYCRDNGLLLHIHRAMHAVIDRQKNHGMHFRVLAKALRMSGGDHIHSGTVVGKLEGEREITLGFVDLLHDDFIEKDRSRGIYFTQDWVSLPGVLPVASVGIHVWRMPALTEIFGDDSVLQFGGGTLGHPWGNAPGAVANRVALEACVQARNEGRDLATEGNEIIREATKWSPELAAACDT, encoded by the coding sequence tatgacccagacCGTTTCTTATTTTGTGCCGAAGCTATTTATAAAGCACAAGCTGAAACAGGTGAAATCAAAGGGCATTACTTGAATGCTACTGCGGGTAATTGCGAAGATATGATGAAAAGGGCTGTATTTGCTAGAGAATTGGGAGTTCCTATCGTAATGCATGACTACCTAACAGGTGAATTCACTGCAAAGACTAGCTTGTCTCAGTATTGCCGAGATAATGGTCTACTTCTTCACATCCACCGCGCAATGCATGCGGTTATTGATAGACAGAAGAATCATGGTATGCACTTCCGTGTACTAGCTAAAGCGTTACGTATGTCCGGTGGAGATCACATTCATTCCGGTACCGTAGTAGGTAAACTTGAAGGGGAAAGAGAAATCACTTTGGGCTTTGTTGATTTACTGCATGATGATTTTATTGAAAAAGATAGAAGTCGCGGTATTTATTTCACCCAAGATTGGGTCTCTCTACCAGGTGTTCTGCCTGTAGCTTCGGTGGGTATTCACGTTTGGCGTATGCCTGCTCTAACCGAGATCTTTGGGGATGATTCCGTACTACAGTTCGGTGGAGGAACTTTAGGGCACCCTTGGGGTAATGCACCTGGTGCCGTAGCTAACCGAGTAGCTCTAGAAGCATGTGTACAAGCTCGTAATGAGGGACGCGATCTTGCTACTGAGGGTAATGAAATTATCCGTGAGGCTACCAAATGGAGTCCTGAACTAGCTGCTGCTTGTGATACTTGA